Proteins encoded together in one Ferroglobus placidus DSM 10642 window:
- a CDS encoding ASKHA domain-containing protein → MELTVTFLPSGKRARVKKLTTILEAAQSVGEGIRSLCGGKGSCGKCKVIVKKGSVDKNPEPHEKFVSKEEEEEGVVLACQSKVLSDLEVFIPPESRLEKQQILSEFFVTEAELNPAVRKEFYKDAFLPEVLASKSYTLSCETEIEEGDFTLVLRGKEVIAVEEGDTRDKFFGLAVDIGTTTIVVALVDLNTGRVVNIASDYNGQIIYGEEVLSRVEFARSRKDGIKILQKAVVDSINKLIEKVSAEYVKENEIYDVVAAGNTLMTHFFLGEDVEYLFSAPNVKVDRKARIRSAKELGLKVNENANVFCYPLVGRYIGGDIVADLVSSGIASDDKITLMVDLGTNGEIVVGSEGWAMATSVASGPAFEGYEIKHGSRAVEGAIDHVKINGYDAKPEYTVIGNVKPRSICGSGLIDLLAELFKNGIVDFQGNLDRKNPRVKVDSEPYYVVVDAEESATGKEIVITQTDIDTLIKSKAAVCAGIAVMLKKAGLSIEDVDRFVLAGAFGYYIDMENAVTIGLFPEFPKAEVRQIGNGSLAGCYLALTNQKKRVLAETIARLVSYFDLSTDPDFMEEYNAALNLPGKPELFPTIYARYV, encoded by the coding sequence ATGGAATTAACCGTCACTTTCCTTCCCTCAGGTAAAAGGGCGAGGGTGAAAAAGCTTACGACGATTTTGGAAGCGGCTCAATCCGTTGGAGAGGGTATAAGAAGTCTCTGCGGAGGCAAAGGAAGTTGCGGGAAATGTAAGGTTATCGTGAAGAAAGGAAGCGTCGATAAGAATCCGGAGCCGCACGAAAAGTTCGTGAGTAAAGAGGAAGAAGAGGAGGGCGTAGTACTTGCTTGCCAGAGCAAAGTTCTGAGCGATCTGGAAGTTTTCATTCCTCCGGAGTCGAGGCTTGAAAAGCAGCAGATCCTTTCCGAGTTCTTTGTAACGGAAGCTGAATTAAATCCTGCAGTTAGAAAGGAGTTCTATAAAGATGCGTTTCTTCCGGAGGTTCTCGCTTCTAAAAGCTATACACTTTCTTGCGAAACGGAAATCGAGGAAGGAGACTTCACCCTCGTTTTGAGAGGAAAAGAAGTGATAGCCGTCGAAGAGGGGGATACGAGAGACAAGTTTTTTGGCTTGGCTGTCGATATAGGAACTACAACAATAGTCGTTGCCCTTGTGGATTTGAACACCGGTAGAGTTGTGAACATAGCCTCTGATTACAACGGGCAGATTATCTACGGAGAGGAGGTTTTAAGCAGAGTGGAATTTGCGAGGAGCAGAAAGGACGGAATAAAGATTCTCCAGAAAGCCGTCGTAGATTCGATAAACAAGCTAATAGAGAAAGTTTCGGCGGAATACGTTAAGGAAAACGAAATATACGATGTTGTCGCTGCCGGAAACACTTTGATGACTCACTTCTTTTTAGGTGAAGACGTTGAATACCTATTCTCCGCTCCGAACGTTAAGGTAGATAGGAAAGCGAGGATTAGAAGTGCCAAAGAGCTGGGGTTAAAGGTGAACGAGAACGCAAACGTGTTTTGCTATCCCCTCGTTGGTAGGTACATCGGAGGAGACATCGTAGCGGATCTCGTTTCTTCTGGAATAGCGAGTGACGATAAGATAACGCTCATGGTCGATCTCGGCACGAACGGAGAAATAGTTGTAGGTAGCGAGGGGTGGGCTATGGCTACAAGTGTGGCAAGCGGTCCAGCTTTCGAAGGATACGAGATAAAACACGGGAGCAGAGCTGTTGAGGGAGCGATAGATCACGTTAAGATAAACGGTTACGATGCAAAGCCCGAATATACTGTCATAGGGAACGTTAAGCCTCGAAGCATTTGCGGAAGCGGTCTTATAGATTTGCTTGCAGAACTCTTCAAAAACGGTATAGTTGATTTTCAGGGGAATCTCGACAGGAAAAATCCGAGGGTCAAAGTAGATAGCGAGCCTTATTACGTTGTCGTCGACGCTGAAGAAAGCGCTACCGGAAAGGAGATAGTTATAACTCAGACCGATATAGATACGTTGATAAAATCTAAAGCAGCGGTTTGTGCTGGAATAGCTGTAATGCTGAAGAAGGCTGGGTTGAGCATCGAAGATGTTGATCGCTTCGTTCTTGCAGGAGCTTTCGGCTACTACATAGACATGGAAAACGCCGTCACGATAGGTCTTTTCCCGGAATTTCCGAAAGCTGAAGTGAGGCAGATAGGAAATGGCAGCTTGGCTGGATGCTATTTGGCTTTAACGAATCAGAAGAAAAGAGTTCTCGCTGAAACTATCGCGAGGCTCGTATCCTACTTCGATCTGTCCACGGATCCGGATTTCATGGAGGAGTACAACGCCGCATTAAACCTGCCTGGAAAACCGGAGCTGTTCCCTACGATTTACGCGAGGTATGTTTAA
- the pyrF gene encoding orotidine-5'-phosphate decarboxylase, protein MLVLALDLTSREKALEIVEKTRDFVDAVKVNYPIVLSCGIEIVKELSEIKRVIADFKIADIPYTSSLIAEIAFKNGANAVISHGFVGRDVLEEIMKVAENYDGKVYVVTELTNEGAREFMGQFARKIAEIAKEVGCHGLIAPATKPERVREVREVAKNLEILSPGIGAQKGKLEEIAKYVDGIIVGRSIYNADNPKEAARKIKEEFEKAKLTS, encoded by the coding sequence ATGCTCGTGCTCGCTTTGGATTTAACGAGCAGGGAGAAAGCTTTGGAGATCGTTGAAAAAACTCGGGATTTCGTAGATGCCGTAAAGGTAAATTACCCCATCGTCCTAAGCTGCGGAATCGAAATAGTGAAGGAACTTTCGGAAATTAAGCGGGTTATAGCGGATTTTAAAATAGCCGACATTCCCTACACGAGCTCTCTCATAGCTGAGATCGCATTTAAAAATGGAGCTAACGCTGTAATCAGCCACGGCTTCGTTGGAAGGGACGTTTTGGAGGAAATAATGAAGGTTGCGGAGAACTACGACGGAAAAGTCTACGTCGTAACGGAGCTGACAAACGAGGGGGCTAGGGAATTCATGGGGCAATTTGCAAGGAAAATAGCCGAAATTGCTAAGGAAGTAGGTTGCCACGGACTTATAGCTCCAGCTACAAAGCCTGAAAGGGTTAGGGAAGTAAGAGAAGTTGCGAAAAATCTCGAAATACTGAGTCCGGGAATTGGAGCGCAGAAAGGGAAACTCGAAGAGATCGCAAAGTACGTTGACGGGATAATCGTTGGAAGGTCTATATACAATGCGGATAATCCAAAAGAGGCGGCAAGAAAGATTAAGGAGGAATTCGAGAAGGCTAAGCTCACTTCCTGA
- a CDS encoding ADP-ribosylglycohydrolase family protein — protein MIDQFRGCILGLAIGDALGMPYEGSDSVDLNELAFRDSPFGDLKAGEYTDDTEQTIMLAESIIETIYFSPENFAEKLKRADFRRRYGPTSRRAISRLQMGASWKESGVESDTCGAAMRVAPIGLVYHFNYSLVENYCSISSMITHKGRGAIAGAVAVGVAVAMLINEDFNLEELLGFVSKHDSFLAEKIEYAYEIRDKDERAAAKEIGNSIMSYDVVPLAFYCFFSSKNYVEGVKKAIKCGGDTDTAAAITGAFFGTRDGYSSIPEALRKVENHDYLLQLADKLYETYLKIASIVRK, from the coding sequence ATGATCGACCAGTTCCGGGGATGCATTCTCGGCTTGGCAATCGGCGACGCTCTCGGCATGCCTTACGAGGGTAGCGATTCGGTAGATTTGAACGAATTGGCTTTCAGAGACTCACCTTTTGGAGATTTAAAGGCGGGAGAATACACCGACGACACCGAGCAGACGATAATGCTTGCCGAGTCTATAATCGAGACAATATACTTCTCTCCGGAGAACTTCGCTGAAAAATTAAAACGAGCTGACTTCAGAAGGAGGTACGGACCTACTTCGAGGAGAGCCATAAGCAGACTTCAGATGGGTGCGAGCTGGAAAGAGAGTGGAGTCGAATCTGACACTTGCGGAGCGGCGATGAGAGTTGCTCCAATCGGACTCGTTTACCATTTCAACTACAGCTTGGTCGAAAACTACTGCAGCATATCTTCAATGATTACCCACAAAGGGAGAGGAGCGATAGCAGGAGCAGTGGCTGTGGGCGTGGCTGTAGCGATGTTGATTAACGAGGACTTCAACTTAGAGGAGCTTTTAGGCTTCGTTTCCAAGCACGACAGCTTCTTAGCCGAAAAGATAGAGTACGCTTACGAGATAAGAGACAAGGATGAAAGAGCAGCTGCCAAAGAGATAGGAAACTCCATAATGAGCTACGATGTCGTTCCGCTTGCCTTCTACTGTTTCTTTTCCTCTAAAAATTACGTAGAAGGTGTGAAGAAAGCGATAAAGTGTGGGGGAGACACCGACACAGCAGCAGCCATAACCGGAGCTTTCTTTGGAACGAGAGACGGATACAGCAGCATTCCCGAAGCTTTGAGAAAAGTGGAAAATCACGACTATCTGCTGCAATTGGCTGATAAGCTCTACGAAACGTATCTGAAGATAGCTTCGATAGTCAGGAAGTGA
- a CDS encoding aspartate aminotransferase family protein, whose amino-acid sequence MSEIFELEKELLIPFFKRQRVVFVKGEGCWLYDERGKKYLDLVAGIACVSIGHSNKYFIERVKEQLEKLVHVSNLYYTLPQIELAKKLREVSGMDKFFFCNSGTEAVEAAIKLARKATGRKRLVSFTGNFHGRTMGALSLTWKEKFRKPFEPLIGEVVFAEFNNVEDLKKKLSEEVAAVFVEAIQGEAGVYPAKEEFIQEIFELKEKYGFLVVFDEVQTGFGRTGEWFAKDIYNVEPDIIAMAKGIANGFPMGAVGVKDYVAEKVEAGDHGSTFGGNPLACTAALATIEYIEKNKLVENSRRMGEFFKEKLSELGFEADGFGLMIGFDKEKAFDFVSSMLEKGVLVNATSENRIRIVPPLIISREEVEFAVERMRLSR is encoded by the coding sequence ATGAGTGAGATTTTCGAGCTCGAAAAAGAGCTTTTGATCCCCTTCTTCAAACGGCAGAGAGTCGTATTCGTAAAAGGGGAAGGTTGCTGGCTATACGACGAGAGAGGAAAGAAGTACTTGGATCTCGTGGCAGGAATTGCCTGCGTTTCGATAGGACATTCCAACAAATACTTTATCGAAAGGGTCAAAGAGCAGCTTGAGAAGCTCGTTCACGTTTCCAACCTCTACTACACTCTCCCCCAGATCGAGCTTGCGAAAAAGCTGAGGGAAGTAAGCGGAATGGACAAGTTCTTTTTCTGCAACAGCGGAACTGAGGCTGTTGAGGCTGCAATTAAGCTTGCGAGAAAAGCTACCGGAAGAAAAAGGCTCGTTTCGTTTACTGGCAACTTCCACGGAAGAACTATGGGGGCGCTGTCGTTAACTTGGAAGGAAAAGTTCAGGAAACCCTTCGAGCCGTTGATAGGCGAGGTTGTTTTCGCCGAATTCAACAACGTGGAGGATTTGAAGAAGAAGTTGAGCGAAGAAGTTGCGGCGGTTTTTGTCGAGGCTATTCAAGGAGAAGCTGGAGTTTATCCCGCTAAGGAAGAATTCATTCAGGAGATATTCGAGCTGAAAGAAAAGTACGGATTTCTTGTAGTGTTCGACGAAGTTCAGACTGGCTTCGGAAGAACCGGAGAGTGGTTTGCCAAAGACATCTACAACGTTGAGCCGGACATAATTGCTATGGCGAAGGGAATAGCGAACGGATTTCCGATGGGAGCTGTTGGGGTAAAGGATTACGTTGCAGAGAAAGTTGAAGCTGGAGATCACGGATCGACCTTCGGCGGGAATCCGCTGGCTTGCACTGCTGCTCTCGCGACGATTGAGTACATAGAGAAAAACAAACTCGTTGAAAATTCGAGGAGAATGGGAGAGTTTTTTAAGGAAAAACTCAGCGAACTCGGTTTCGAAGCTGATGGATTTGGATTGATGATCGGCTTTGACAAAGAGAAAGCTTTCGACTTCGTTTCATCAATGCTCGAAAAGGGAGTCTTGGTGAATGCGACTTCGGAGAACAGAATAAGGATTGTTCCTCCTCTTATTATATCCAGAGAAGAAGTGGAATTTGCCGTAGAGAGAATGAGGTTGTCAAGATGA
- the guaA gene encoding glutamine-hydrolyzing GMP synthase, which yields MVNVEEFVKKAIEEIKREVGDGKAIIALSGGVDSSVCAVLAYKAIGDRLIPVFVDTGLMREGEPERVKEVFGHMNLVFIDARDEFFKALKGVTDPEEKRKIVGELFVRIFEKVAEEKGAEYLIQGTIYPDIIESQGGIKSHHNVGGFPTKYKFKKVIEPLRELYKDEVREIARYLGLPEEISERMPFPGPGLAVRVVGEVTPEKVEIVRKATKIVEEELKDVPKWQAFAALIGKATGVKGDVRVYGYIIAVRAVESRDGMTADPLRLDYEKLRRIALRITNEIPEVVRVVYDVTPKPPATIEYE from the coding sequence ATGGTTAACGTCGAAGAATTCGTGAAAAAAGCAATTGAGGAAATAAAAAGAGAAGTGGGGGATGGAAAGGCGATAATAGCTTTGTCCGGTGGAGTGGATAGCTCGGTCTGCGCAGTTTTAGCTTACAAAGCGATAGGTGACAGGCTAATTCCCGTTTTCGTCGACACTGGACTGATGAGGGAAGGAGAACCGGAGAGAGTGAAGGAAGTTTTCGGTCACATGAACCTCGTGTTCATAGACGCGAGGGACGAATTCTTCAAAGCTTTAAAAGGAGTCACCGATCCGGAGGAGAAGAGGAAGATTGTGGGAGAGCTTTTCGTCAGAATATTCGAGAAGGTTGCAGAAGAGAAGGGAGCAGAGTACCTTATTCAGGGAACGATCTATCCGGACATAATAGAGAGTCAAGGAGGAATAAAGAGTCACCACAACGTCGGCGGTTTTCCCACGAAGTACAAGTTCAAAAAAGTGATCGAGCCGCTGAGAGAGCTTTACAAGGACGAAGTGAGAGAAATTGCAAGATACCTCGGCTTGCCGGAGGAAATTTCCGAAAGAATGCCTTTCCCAGGACCGGGCTTGGCTGTGAGGGTTGTTGGAGAGGTTACTCCAGAAAAAGTCGAAATTGTTAGAAAAGCCACGAAGATAGTTGAGGAGGAGTTAAAAGACGTTCCGAAGTGGCAGGCTTTTGCTGCTTTAATAGGGAAGGCTACCGGAGTAAAGGGAGACGTGAGGGTTTACGGATACATAATTGCTGTAAGAGCTGTTGAAAGCAGAGATGGGATGACAGCCGATCCCCTCAGGCTTGATTACGAAAAGCTAAGAAGAATAGCTCTAAGGATTACGAACGAAATACCGGAGGTCGTAAGAGTCGTTTACGACGTAACTCCTAAACCTCCGGCGACGATCGAGTATGAGTGA
- the pyrG gene encoding glutamine hydrolyzing CTP synthase: MKYIVVTGGVMSGLGKGITSASIGRLLVDMGYRVVPIKIDPYINIDAGTMNPFQHGEVYVLKDGTEVDLDLGHYERFIGLELTGDHNITTGKIFKNVIEKERKGEYLGQTVQIIPHVTDEIKNWIRRVAKENNAEICLIEVGGTVGDIEGMPFLEAIRQMHNEEKEEDFLLIHVTLVPHDIGGEQKTKPTQHSVKELRSLGLHPDAIIGRCKERLKESTKKKISLFCDVPVEAVISAEDVEDIYEVPLLFKREKLDEYIMKKLKLEKREEKKDWEEIVRKLKEAKEEVNIAIVGKYVDVRDAYISIREALKHGGIANGCRVSISWVDSEDLERFEDIEIESDGILVPGGFGSRGAEGKIRAIEYARENDIPFLGICFGFQLAVVEFARNVVGLEDANSSELGETSHPVIDLLPEQKGIEEKGGTMRLGDIEVTIKEGTIAHKLYGKTKIYERHRHRYEVNPEYISLLEEHGLVFSGYSDNGRRMEILELPDKRFFFATQFHPEFKSRPFSPSPPFVGFVKAALAYRREVHG, translated from the coding sequence ATGAAGTACATAGTCGTAACGGGAGGAGTGATGAGCGGATTGGGAAAGGGAATTACTTCAGCGAGCATAGGAAGGCTTTTGGTGGACATGGGTTACAGAGTCGTGCCGATTAAAATTGACCCCTACATAAACATCGACGCCGGAACGATGAATCCCTTTCAGCACGGAGAGGTTTACGTTCTCAAAGACGGAACGGAAGTCGACCTCGACCTCGGGCATTACGAGAGGTTCATAGGTTTGGAGTTAACGGGAGATCACAACATAACGACTGGGAAAATTTTCAAAAACGTTATAGAGAAGGAGAGAAAGGGGGAGTACTTGGGGCAGACGGTGCAAATAATCCCCCACGTCACCGACGAGATAAAAAACTGGATAAGGAGGGTTGCAAAGGAAAACAATGCTGAAATATGCTTGATAGAAGTCGGAGGAACAGTGGGAGACATAGAGGGAATGCCCTTCCTCGAAGCTATAAGGCAGATGCACAACGAGGAGAAAGAGGAGGATTTTCTCCTCATCCACGTTACGCTCGTCCCTCACGACATAGGAGGGGAGCAGAAAACTAAACCTACGCAGCACAGCGTTAAAGAGCTGAGGAGCCTCGGTTTGCATCCGGATGCGATTATCGGTAGATGTAAAGAGAGATTGAAAGAATCCACGAAGAAGAAAATTTCTCTCTTTTGCGACGTTCCGGTTGAAGCTGTTATAAGTGCCGAAGACGTGGAGGACATCTACGAAGTTCCTTTACTCTTCAAAAGGGAGAAACTCGACGAATACATAATGAAGAAGCTTAAGCTCGAAAAGAGAGAGGAGAAAAAGGACTGGGAGGAAATAGTGAGAAAGCTTAAAGAGGCAAAGGAGGAAGTGAATATAGCGATAGTCGGAAAGTACGTGGACGTGAGAGACGCTTACATAAGCATAAGGGAGGCTTTGAAACACGGAGGTATAGCTAACGGTTGCAGGGTTTCGATAAGCTGGGTCGACAGCGAAGATCTGGAAAGATTCGAAGACATCGAGATAGAATCAGACGGAATCCTCGTTCCCGGTGGTTTCGGAAGTAGAGGTGCGGAAGGAAAAATTAGAGCGATAGAATACGCGAGAGAAAACGATATCCCATTCTTAGGAATATGCTTTGGATTTCAGCTTGCCGTTGTCGAGTTCGCGAGGAACGTTGTTGGGCTGGAAGATGCTAACAGCTCAGAGCTAGGCGAAACGAGTCATCCGGTAATCGACCTTCTTCCGGAGCAAAAGGGAATAGAGGAGAAGGGGGGAACCATGAGGCTCGGAGATATCGAAGTGACTATAAAGGAAGGAACGATCGCTCATAAGCTCTACGGAAAAACTAAGATATACGAAAGGCACAGACACAGATACGAGGTAAATCCCGAGTACATAAGCCTCTTAGAAGAACACGGACTCGTTTTTTCCGGATACTCGGATAACGGAAGAAGGATGGAAATTCTGGAGTTGCCGGACAAAAGATTCTTCTTCGCAACCCAATTCCATCCAGAATTTAAATCCCGTCCTTTCTCGCCGTCTCCACCCTTTGTAGGATTCGTTAAGGCTGCTTTAGCTTACAGGAGGGAAGTTCATGGTTAA
- a CDS encoding methytransferase partner Trm112, whose product MRKKLLDILACPVCKGDLRLEVKEENEEEVLEGFLICDNCNERYPIEEGIPNLLPPELRDKL is encoded by the coding sequence ATGAGGAAAAAGCTGCTTGACATTCTTGCATGTCCGGTTTGCAAAGGAGATTTGAGGCTCGAAGTGAAGGAGGAAAACGAAGAGGAGGTTTTAGAAGGTTTCCTCATCTGCGATAACTGCAACGAAAGGTATCCGATTGAAGAGGGGATTCCGAATTTGCTTCCTCCTGAGCTGAGGGACAAGCTATGA
- a CDS encoding adenylosuccinate synthetase — MGVAIVVGGFWGDEGKGKIVAHIAFSDKPKIIARGGVGPNAGHTVEYKGKKYGVRMLPSGFVYEEARLLIGAGVLVNPEVFLKEVEMLNAANRAGVDYRCAIIERKHIEADTKSDHLRGKIGTTGTGCGPANADRVMRVAKQAKDVPELKPFLTDVPLEVNEAIDKGEFVLVEGTQGFGLSLYYGTYPYVTSKDTTASQMAADVGIGPTKIDDVIVVFKTFPTRVGAGPFPTEMSEEEAERLGLVEYGTVTGRKRRVGWWDGEMARYSAMVNGATQVAITGIDKLDKECYGVTEYEKLTKKAKEFIERVEEDTKTPVTLISTGPELEHIIDLRREKL, encoded by the coding sequence ATGGGAGTAGCGATAGTTGTAGGAGGATTTTGGGGAGACGAAGGGAAAGGGAAAATTGTCGCCCACATCGCTTTTTCCGACAAGCCTAAAATAATAGCGAGAGGAGGAGTCGGACCGAATGCCGGGCATACCGTAGAGTACAAAGGGAAAAAATACGGGGTAAGAATGCTTCCCTCAGGATTCGTTTACGAAGAGGCAAGACTTCTGATAGGTGCTGGCGTCCTCGTAAATCCGGAAGTTTTCCTTAAAGAGGTCGAAATGCTCAACGCAGCCAATAGGGCTGGCGTGGATTATAGATGTGCTATAATTGAGAGGAAGCACATAGAAGCAGACACTAAGAGCGACCACTTAAGGGGAAAAATCGGCACGACTGGTACTGGCTGCGGACCCGCAAATGCAGACAGAGTTATGAGAGTCGCGAAGCAAGCAAAAGACGTGCCCGAGCTAAAACCGTTCCTTACTGACGTTCCTCTCGAGGTCAACGAGGCAATAGACAAAGGTGAGTTCGTTTTAGTCGAAGGGACTCAAGGTTTCGGATTAAGCCTATATTACGGCACTTATCCGTACGTCACGAGCAAAGATACGACAGCCTCTCAAATGGCTGCAGATGTTGGTATTGGACCAACAAAGATTGACGACGTTATTGTTGTTTTCAAAACGTTCCCGACGAGAGTTGGAGCCGGTCCTTTTCCGACAGAAATGAGCGAAGAGGAAGCGGAGAGACTTGGACTCGTCGAGTACGGAACTGTAACTGGAAGGAAGAGAAGAGTCGGTTGGTGGGACGGTGAGATGGCGAGATACTCAGCTATGGTCAACGGAGCGACGCAAGTTGCGATAACCGGAATAGACAAGCTCGATAAAGAGTGCTACGGAGTTACCGAATACGAGAAGCTGACGAAAAAAGCGAAGGAGTTCATCGAGAGAGTAGAGGAAGACACAAAAACGCCAGTAACTTTAATTTCCACTGGCCCAGAACTCGAGCATATAATCGATTTGAGAAGAGAGAAGCTTTAA
- a CDS encoding CAP domain-containing protein yields the protein MMIRKYVWIPLLLASLIVSNSISIAISDFSIFDKLSEVFSFPEPKLVYAKKDYYVEEENVEKLRENVYLLINAVRMNNSVGKLERDEKLELAAQRHAEDMIERNYLSHYSPEGESVFERLKEVGYNYYVAGENIFEADRLQYLDPINMSKVVVNGWMESKKHKENLLHPAYEEIGIGVAYDEAKKRLVVVADFGSELK from the coding sequence ATGATGATAAGGAAATACGTCTGGATCCCTCTACTCCTCGCCTCGTTAATAGTATCGAACAGCATCTCGATCGCCATATCGGACTTTTCAATATTCGATAAGCTTTCTGAAGTGTTTTCTTTTCCCGAACCAAAATTAGTTTACGCGAAGAAGGATTACTATGTCGAGGAGGAGAACGTCGAAAAGCTGAGAGAGAACGTTTACTTGCTGATAAACGCGGTCAGAATGAACAACAGTGTTGGTAAACTTGAAAGAGACGAGAAGCTTGAGTTAGCCGCTCAAAGACACGCGGAAGATATGATAGAAAGGAACTACCTAAGCCACTACTCTCCGGAAGGTGAGAGCGTATTCGAGAGGTTGAAGGAAGTAGGTTACAACTACTACGTCGCCGGAGAGAACATATTCGAAGCCGACAGATTGCAATACCTCGATCCGATAAACATGTCGAAGGTTGTTGTAAACGGGTGGATGGAGAGTAAAAAGCATAAGGAGAACTTGCTTCACCCTGCTTACGAGGAAATAGGAATAGGCGTCGCTTACGATGAAGCGAAAAAGAGATTGGTGGTCGTTGCCGACTTTGGGAGTGAATTAAAGTAA
- a CDS encoding DUF6834 family protein, with translation MIDEVIEECSNILAGRSVVSEWEIERVARRAILRVLGSEAIGKNFDEVVNEVKSSFLNEPISVKSLHFSECFELNGEKFYHLHVCKPESDEISFAYEEMLKSKRYVKAIGEVKDLFVKFFEGYSSKDGFIQEFLGKNKYAVSVFLIEDVGEDLEYHKKIAEKYDGEYAVVALTEKDIFPFLRFFKRHSEEVKKSGFYIWVADEERKYIDPFIGYPKDVKLWKKFKNPKAASIVNSLWRVKVEEID, from the coding sequence ATGATTGACGAAGTCATAGAAGAGTGTTCGAACATCCTCGCTGGAAGGAGTGTTGTTAGCGAGTGGGAAATTGAGAGAGTTGCGAGAAGAGCTATTTTAAGAGTTCTCGGAAGCGAAGCTATCGGAAAAAACTTCGATGAGGTTGTGAATGAAGTAAAGAGCAGCTTTTTAAACGAGCCGATAAGCGTTAAGAGCTTGCATTTCTCCGAATGCTTCGAATTAAACGGAGAGAAATTTTATCACTTACACGTCTGCAAACCGGAGAGTGACGAGATTAGCTTTGCTTACGAGGAGATGCTTAAGTCTAAAAGATACGTCAAAGCGATTGGAGAAGTGAAAGACCTGTTCGTTAAATTCTTTGAAGGGTACTCGTCGAAGGATGGGTTTATTCAGGAATTTCTCGGAAAAAACAAGTACGCCGTGAGCGTGTTCTTGATAGAGGACGTTGGTGAAGATTTGGAGTATCATAAAAAAATTGCTGAGAAATACGATGGGGAGTATGCCGTTGTAGCTTTAACCGAGAAGGACATCTTCCCGTTTTTGAGGTTCTTCAAGAGGCATTCTGAAGAGGTTAAAAAGTCCGGTTTCTACATCTGGGTGGCTGACGAGGAGAGAAAGTACATCGACCCATTCATAGGTTATCCGAAGGACGTAAAGCTCTGGAAGAAATTTAAAAATCCAAAGGCTGCGAGCATAGTAAACTCGTTATGGAGGGTAAAAGTGGAAGAAATAGATTAA
- the ilvC gene encoding ketol-acid reductoisomerase has translation MAKIYYDKDAKLEHLKDRKVAVIGYGSQGHAHALNLRDSGVDVIVGLYRGSKSWKKAEKDGFEVYEVSEAVKKSDFVSMLIPDTVQPAVYNKYIRDNLKEGSVLLFAHGFNIHYNQIIPPSYVDVVLVAPKSPGHLVRRMFEEGKGVPALVAVHQDYSGKALDYALAYAKGLGCTRAGVIETTFKEETETDLFGEQVDLCGGVAELIKATFEILVEAGYQPEVAYFEALHELKLIVDLIYEGGIYAMWYSVSDTAKYGGMTRGKRIINERVKEEMRKILKEIQTGEFAREWILENMAGRPSFYKLLEMERNHPIEKVGKELRKMMPWIKGIDVD, from the coding sequence ATGGCGAAGATCTACTACGACAAAGATGCGAAGCTCGAGCATCTAAAGGATAGAAAGGTGGCTGTTATCGGCTACGGAAGCCAAGGGCACGCGCATGCCCTAAATTTAAGAGATTCTGGCGTTGACGTTATTGTGGGACTCTACAGAGGAAGTAAAAGCTGGAAAAAAGCTGAGAAGGACGGTTTCGAAGTTTACGAGGTGAGCGAGGCTGTTAAGAAAAGCGACTTCGTTTCGATGCTGATTCCAGACACGGTGCAGCCGGCTGTTTACAACAAGTACATAAGGGATAATTTGAAGGAAGGAAGCGTTCTGCTTTTCGCCCACGGCTTCAACATCCATTACAACCAGATAATCCCGCCGAGTTACGTTGATGTCGTTTTAGTTGCTCCGAAAAGCCCCGGACACCTCGTGAGGAGAATGTTCGAGGAAGGAAAAGGAGTTCCAGCTTTGGTGGCTGTTCACCAAGATTACAGCGGAAAAGCTTTGGATTACGCTTTAGCCTACGCGAAGGGACTTGGCTGCACGAGAGCGGGAGTTATAGAGACGACTTTTAAAGAAGAGACCGAAACAGACCTCTTCGGAGAGCAGGTGGATCTCTGCGGAGGAGTTGCTGAACTTATCAAGGCAACCTTCGAAATTCTCGTTGAAGCCGGATACCAGCCGGAAGTTGCTTACTTCGAAGCTTTACACGAGTTAAAGCTCATCGTCGACCTAATCTACGAGGGAGGAATTTACGCCATGTGGTATTCGGTTAGCGACACCGCTAAATACGGCGGAATGACGAGGGGAAAGAGGATAATAAACGAAAGAGTGAAGGAGGAGATGAGAAAGATTTTGAAGGAAATCCAGACCGGAGAATTTGCGAGGGAGTGGATATTGGAAAACATGGCTGGGAGACCGAGCTTTTACAAGCTCCTTGAAATGGAAAGAAACCACCCGATAGAAAAGGTTGGGAAGGAGCTCAGAAAGATGATGCCGTGGATTAAGGGAATAGACGTGGATTAA